ACCGCTTTTGCTTTCGCCTGTTTGGTATTTGCTTTTGCGCCAAATGGTTCGAGTATCCAAAAAACAAAGAATAAGTTCTATTGCCGATTTTATTTCGGCCCGTTACGGAAAAAGCGGTTTTCTGGGTGGTTTGGTCGCCTTTATTGCCTTTGCTTGCGTGGTCCCTTATATCTCGCTACAGCTAAAAGCGATTACCGTTAGCCTAAATACCTTAATTGGCTATGATCCGGCTACCACAGACTTTAGCCAGATGACCATTTTGGGTGATACGGCTTTTTTTATTGCAATTATTCTAGCCATTTTCATCATCTTTTTTGGTACGCAAAATCTAGATAGCAGTAAACGCCGAGATGGGCTCATGGCGGTCATCGTCTTTGAGTCGGTCTTTAAGTTAGTGACCTTTTTGGCCCTTGGCTTTTATGTAGCTTATGGGCTGTACGATGGACCAGGAAGTATTTTTCAGGCAGCACTGGAAAAAGAGGAGTTAAGGCCTTTACTCAGCATGCAGGGAAATGATAATTTGGGCTATTGGGATTGGTCTTGGTTTATCCTCATTTCTATGTCGGCCATTTTGTTTCTGCCTCGGCAGTTTCAGGTGGCGGTAGTAGAAAATAGCCATGAGCAACACCTCAAAATGGCCAGTTGGTTTTTTCCGCTCTATTTGTTGCTGATTAACCTTTTTGTGCCAATAATCGCTATTGCTGGCCGGCTCTATTTTGAGGGCCAAGCCTATGATGCCGATTCTTTTGTGCTGAGTCTGCCTTTGGCAGAGGGCCAAGATGCCTTGGCTTTGCTCTCTTTTTTGGGGGGCTTGGCCGCCGCTACTGGGATGATTATTATTGCTACTTTGGCCCTTTCTACTATGGTCACAAGCAATTTGCTGATTCCTATATTGATTCGGACCAAAGCCATTGATTTGAATAAGGCGCAGCAGCTGAGTAGCAGCATTGTCTTTGCTCGAAGAGCAGCCGTGGCCTTTACCATTCTTTGGGCCTATATCTACTTTAAGATTATTGCTAATGCAAGGCCTTTGGTCGATACGGGTTGGGTTTCTTTTGTGGGCATTGCGCAGTTGGCGCCAGCTATGTTGGGCGGACTCTTTTGGCGGTCGGCCACAAAAGCCGGGGCCAAGGCGGGTATTTTAGCCGGCTTTATTGTTTGGGGAGCTATGCTTCCGCTGCCAGCACTTTGGCCCGATTGGGCTGCTTTGCTTGCCGATAGCGAACAGCATCCGGTGCCTAGAGCCGCTTTTTGGAGCTTGCTGACTAACCTCATTTTTTATGTGGGCGTTTCGCTCAGAAGTAAACCTTCTGCTTTGGAGCTGACGCAGGCGGCCCTCTTTATTGATGATGAGGACCATTCGCCTTTTGCCGAGCCCGAAGAAGATGACCACAGCCAAATTCTCAACCACGATATTGTGGCCCTTTTGAGCCGCTTTATGAGTGAACAGGCCCTAGAGTGGGCCGAACAGTTCTTTGAAGAAAAAGGAAAGTCTTATCTCCCGATGAGCTTAGCCAATAATCAATTTATTCAGGCGGCAGAAAATACCTTGGGGGGCGTGCTAGGCACGGCTTCTGCTCGGGCCATCTTTGCCAGTATGGTCAAGCAAAAGCCCATTGGCCAAAAGCAACTCTTTAAGATGTTGCAGGAAACCGAGGCCCTTTTGCGCTATACCCGAGAAATCGAAAGTAAATCGGCCATTTTGCAGCGCACCCAAGCCGAACTCCAACAGGCCAATGAGCAGCTCAAAGAATTGGCCCAGATGAAAGACGATTTTGTGAGTACGGTAACGCATGAACTGCGCACCCCGCTTACCTCTATCCAATCGCTGAGTCAGATCCTAAAAGAGCGCAAAGACAGCTTGCCCGCCGAACGGCAGGCGCAGTTTCTGGCCGTTATCTTTAAGGAAAGCCAGCGGCTAGGCCGCCTAATTGATGAAGTTTTGGATTTTCAGCGCCTAGAGCAACGCAAAATGAGCTTTAGCTATTCCCGCTTTTTGGTCCAAGAACTCCTAGCCGATGTCTTACTGATCTTGGAAGAGTCTATGGAGCAAAATGGGGTGACCGTAGAAAATAAACTCCAAAGCCTTCGGCCCAACTATATTGTTGAGGCCGATTATGACCGATTAAAACAGGTCCTGATCAACCTCATCTCGAATGCCATTAAGTTTAAGCAGGCTGGCCGGCCTTTGCGCATACAAATTGATGCCGAAAAAAATGGGAAAGAGCTCATCTTTTCGGTCTCTGATAATGGCATTGGGATTCCCAACGAGCTGCACCAATCTATCTTTGAGCAGTTTAAACAAGGGCAAATGCCCAGCCGCGACAAGCCCAAGGGCAGCGGCCTAGGCCTAGCCATCTGTAAGCAAATTATTGAGCAGCACCGAGGCCATATCTGGCTGAGTAGCCAGCCCAATTTTGGCTCTACCTTTTATTTCTCCATACCGCTAACAACAAAAAAATGAACGCTAAAATCTTAATTGTCGATGATGAGAGCAGCATCCGCCTAGCCCTAGAGTTTCTGATGCAGGACCAAGGCTATACGGTAGCTACTGCCGCCAATGGCCAAGAAGGCCTAGCCAAAGTAGCCGAATTTGGTCCCCAACTCATCATTCTAGATGTTATGATGCCCATTATGGACGGACTAGAAATGGCCAAGGAAATGCGAACGCAGGGATTGTCGCCCGATACCGTTATCCTTTTCCTGACCGCCAAGGGCCAAGAACAAGACCGATTGGCTGGTTATGCCCATGGTGGCGATGCCTATTTGGCCAAACCCTTTGATAACCAAGAGCTGGTTGAACTGATTGCAGAAATGCTAGAAGATTAAGCAGCCCTTGCGACCTACAGGCGGCTTAGCCGCCGCAAGCGAGCGAAGCGAAGCGGCTGAGGGATGGATAGCAGTGGCGCGCAGCGCCAGACCGAGCAAAATGAGCGAAGCGAAATTTTGCGAAGGGCCGAGCAGCCCTGCGAGCTGCGACACAGCCCGACCCGCCCGCAGGGCGGGGCAGCCCCAAAAAAATATAAATTTCACATACCTGACAAAATAGTTTCTAATATGGAACACCAAATCAACAGCTGGGAAGAATACGAAAAAGTATATGCAGAAAGCGTAGCCAATCCAGAGGCTTTTTGGGCCAATGTAGCCGAAAGTTTTTCATGGAAAAAGAAATGGGATAATGTCCTTTCTTGGAATTTTGATGGCCCCGATGTCAAATGGTTTGAGGGCGCCGAATTGAATATTACGGAAAACTGCCTAGACCGTCATTTGGCCGAAAGAGGCGATCAGACGGCGATTATTTGGGAGCCCAACGGACCCAAAACTCCTGAAATTCGCTTGACTTATAAGGAGTTGCATGCCAAGGTTTGCCAGATGGCCAATGTGCTCAAGTCTTATGGCGTAGTGAAGGGCGACCGAGTTTGTTTGTACATGCCGATGATTCCAGAACTGGCTATTGCGACCTTGGCTTGTGCCCGTATTGGGGCCATTCACTCGGTGGTTTTTGCTGGTTTTTCGGCCAATGCTTTAGCCGACCGCATCAATGATGCGCAGGCCAAGGTAGTGCTTACTGCCGATGGTTCTTTGCGTGGGGCCAAAGTGATTCCCCTAAAAGATATTGCCGATGAGGCGCTCAGTCATTGTCCTTGCGTAGAAACCGTTTTGGTGGCTAAGCGCAGCGATAAGTTTTGCCATATGCAAGCGGGCCGAGATGTTTGGTTGGAAGAGGCGATGAATGCTGCGAGCACCGACTGTCCCGCCGAAACGATGAGCGCAGAAGATATGCTCTTCATTCTCTATACTTCGGGCTCTACGGGTAAGCCCAAAGGGGTGGTGCACACTACTGCGGGCTATATGGTTTATGCCTATTATAGCTTTGTGAACGTTTTTCAGTATCAGCAGAATGACATCTACTGGTGTACGGCTGATATTGGCTGGATTACGGGCCACACTTACATTGTTTATGGGCCTTTGTTGGCTGGTGCTACTACGGTGATGTTTGAGGGCGTGCCTACTTGGCCCGATGCGGGTCGTTTTTGGGCCATTTGCGATAAATATCAAGTAAATCAGTTCTACACAGCCCCCACGGCCATCCGCGCTTTGATGGCCAAAGGCCTAGAATATGTAGCGCCTTACCGTCTGAACTCGCTCAAGGTTTTGGGTTCTGTTGGCGAGCCCATCAATGAAGAGGCTTGGCAGTGGTACAATAAGTATATTGGTAAGAGCCAATGCCCTATTGTAGATACTTGGTGGCAAACGGAAACCGGCGGGATTATGATTTCGCCTTTGCCCAATATTACGCCTCTTAAGCCCACCTATGCTACTCGTCCCTTGCCGGGTATTCAGCCTTGTTTGCTCGATGCAGAGGGCAATGAATTGACAGAAAATAATGTAGAGGGTTTGTTGGCGGTTAAGTTTCCCTGGCCCTCAATGTTGCGCACGACTTATGGCGATCACGACCGCTGCAAACAGGTCTATTTCTCGATGTTTAAGGACAAATATTTTACGGGAGATGGCGCCAAACGCGATGCCGATGGCAATTATCGGATCATTGGCCGGGTAGATGACGTAATCAATGTTTCGGGCCACCGTTTGGGCACCGCCGAGCTCGAAAATGTGATCAATGAGCATGATATTATCGTAGAATCGGCTGTAGTAGGCTATCCGCACGAAATTAAGGGTCAAGGCATTTTTGCCTTTGTGATTGTTCAGGAAGAATGCAGCCAAGAGGCTCTAGAGGCCGAGCTCAAAGAACTTATCAATACCGAAATTGGTCCTATTGCCAAACCCGACCGCATTCAGGTGGTTTCGGGCCTTCCAAAAACCCGCTCGGGTAAAATTATGCGACGTATTCTTCGCAAAATCGCTAGCGGAGACGTGAGCAACCTAGGAGATACCTCCACTTTACTTGATCCCTCTGTGGTGGAGGAAATCAAGGAGGCCGTTTTGGGCCAAGCCTAAAGTAGTTTTTTAGTCCCTTATTGGGTAGTTGTAGCGCCATGTAGCCAAGATGCTGCATGGCTTTTTTAATTATTTTTTGGGGCCTGCCGCCTTCGGCGGCCGGGCCCTTGCAGGGCTCGCAGGTCTGCTCGGCCCTGCGGGCTTCGCCCTTGGTCTGCCGCTTCGCGGCCCCCTTTCAGGCCCCTAGGCCGACGGGCCTTCGGCCCTATTTACTGTGGGTTGAAACCCACAGCAAGAATGGTATTGCTTCGCAATGATCGCTAAATGAGGGTTGAAACCCTCATGAAATTAACTTATCGGCCATCCTTTGATAAAAATTTCGTGTTAAATAGAGTATGCAGACTTTGATGGGCTGTTTTGCAGTGAGCAGGCGGCGCAGGCTGAGGGGCTGTAGCAGGGCCGCCGAAGGCGGCAGACCAAAGCGCTGAAAGCGCTGCAGGGCCGAGCGAGCAGCGAGCTGCGCAATGGCCCGACCCAAGGCCGAAGGCCACAGGGGCAGCCCCCAAAAAGAAGAATTGTAACCATTAACATTTTTATCCTTATAATAAGGTATAGAATAATTCATCCCCTCCTAAACGCTAAGCTATGCGAAATTTACTTTCCCTCAGTTTGTTTTTCTTTTTGCCTGTTTTGCTTTTTGCGCAGGACAAATACCAGCTTTTTTACGCTCCCAATGCCTATAGCTTGACCGCAAAACAGCAGGCCGATTTGAGCAAAATATTGCAGGCGCGCCCCTTATCGGTGCTGAAAATCCAGCCCTTTACCGATGATTTGGGAAGCGATATAGAGAATGAGGTTTTGGCCGAGAATCGGGCAAAAACCATTATTCAGTTTGTACAAAAACAGGGCTTCGAGCAACTCCAATTTGAGCAATTGCCCTATGAACGTCAGCCTTTGGATGCGCAATTGCCTGTCGCCGAAGCTCGGCAGCAGTTGCGCCGCATCGACCTCTATTTTTATAATGCAGAGGAATTTGAGGAGGTCAAAAATAAGGATGTCTGGACCTCTTTTTACAGCAAGCAACGCAAAGAAGCGCAGCAGTTGTTTAGCTTTTCGGCCCAAAAAGGAAAGTTTATTCAAGGTAAGAATGGTATCCAAATTGACATTCCAGAAAATAGTTTTTTGGGGCCAGATGGCCGCCCTTATCAGGGGCAGGTCAGTCTAGTTTTGCAAGAGGCCCTAAGCATGAAAGACATGATTTTGCAAAACCTGAGCACCACCTCCAATGGAGAGTTGATTGAAACTGGGGGGATGGTTTATTTGGCCGCCAAGGGCGAAAATGGCGAGGAATTGAGTCTGGCCGAGGGCAAAGACCTGACCGTTGGTTTTCCGGGAGCCGCCGCCGCCTTGCCAGGCATGCAAATTTTTCAGGGCCCCAATACTGCCGATCCGCATGCGGAGATCAACTGGCAGCCCGTTGGGAATCCTTTGGAGCTTTTTGTAGAAGAAAAACTGGACAGCACAATGAGCTTTAGCAAGGATTATTTTGGCTATAAGGAAGAATTGCTGTACTTGCTCAAGGAGCCCTTTTTGGCCAAGGAGAAAAAAGAAGTCCCCAAATCCTTTAAGCTAAGGAGTCCTCGACTAAAAGTGGAGCGCACTTTTGTTGCCTTTGAGGAGTACTTGGCCCAAAAATATCCACAAAAAGCAGGAGAGACCGAAGCGAGCTACCAGCGTCGAATCAGAAAAAAGAAGATCAAGCTGCGCAAGAAGTATAATAATAAAAAGCGCAGCTGGCGAAATAAATATAGAGCCTATCAAAAGGATAGCAGCCGCTATACCAGAGCCCGTAGCCGCTACGAAAAAGAGCAAAAGGCCTATAATGAGTTTTTGAACAGAGAACATCAGGAGGCCCAGGAATTCCTAGCTTATTTGGAGGCTCTTAGCCATGAGCATTTACATGAGCTGCTAGATAGTTGTCTCCAAGAAATCCGAAGGAGCTACAACCCAAAAAGATATAATCAGGCAGGAAGCACAGTAGGTGGTTTTATGGAGTTGCTGCCTTTTTATGAGTATGATGCGCTGGGCGATTTTAAATTAGAAATAGAGAAGACCAAAGAACTCAATCCCGAGTTCAGTTACAAGAAAATTGATGCCTATGAAGAGGCTTTTAATCGTGCACTCGGTTTGTTTGAGAAACAGCTAGAACAGCAAAAAAACAACTGGGCCAAGCCGTTGAAAGATGAAAAAAAACAGGAATATTGGGACTGGCCCAAGGATATAGCGCAAGAAGAAATTCGCCTAAAATTAGCCGCTTTACTTAAGGATGAACGAGGCGGATTTACGCCCTTGGGTCAGAAAAAATATGCGGAAATCAAAAAAATGTTTTGGGCCAAAAAGGAGTATGTCAGCTATAAACAATGGAAGACCAAAGCTTATAGCAACTGTATTTTGAATATGCAGAAGATTGAAGCCGAGCAGCAAAAGGCCAGTAAAGTCTGCAAAAATGTAGATAGTCTAGCCGCTGAGGTTTTGGCTAAAAAAGAGCGCTATGGTTTATTGCAAAAAGAGGAGAAATCAAGAGAAGTAGTGAGGCAAATGAAGATTTCTAATCTTGGCTGGATCAACTGCGACCGATTTTTTATGGAAAAGGGCGCAAAAATGGATTTGATCTTGGCCTCGGCCTCTAGGCATGCACAATACTTCCTAATATTTAAAAATATCAACGGAATTATGAGGGCCAATGGTCGGGCTACCTTTAAAAATGTCCCAGAGAACTATGAGGCTAAACTGATTGGCATTAAGCAGTTTGGCGACCAAATAGAATTTATGGAGGTGGAAGATAAAGTGCTTGAATTAGACGAAAAATATTTCCCTTTTCAAAAAGTGAGCGAAAAAGAATTAGCGGCCAAATTGGAGGCCCTCTAAAGTTTTAGCCATCCCTAGGGATGGCTTTTTTTGGGGGCTGTCTCCAAAAAAACTGTAACAAATTGCAGCTTCACTCACTATATCTTAGAGAAACATCATCTTATAGCTAAAACAGTGAGCCTATGCCCTATCTACTCAGTTTCAGTTTATTTTTCTTTTTGCCTGTTTTGCTTTTAGCGCAGGACAAATACCAGCTTTTTTATGCCCCCAATGCCTATAGCTTGACCGCAAAACAGCAGGCCGATTTGAGCAAAATATTGCAGGCGCGCCCCTTATCGGTGCTGAAAATCCAGCCCTTTACCGATGATTTGGGAAGCGATCTAGACAATGAAGTTTTGGCCGAGAATCGGGCAAAAACCATTATTCAGTTTGTACAAAAACAGGGCTTTGAGCAACTCCAATTTGAGCAATTGCCCTATGAGCGTCAGCCTTTGGATGCCAGCTTGCCTGTCGCCGAAGCTCGGCAGCAGTTGCGCCGCATCGACCTCTATTTTTATAATGCAGAGGAATTTGAGGAGGTCAAAAACAAGGATGTCTGGACCTCTTTTTATGCCGAGCAGCGCAAAAAAGCGCAGCAGTTGTTTAGCTTTTCGGCCCAAAAAGGAAAGTTTATTCAGGGCAAGGAGGGGATCCAAATTGACATTCCAGCCAATAGCTTTTTGGGGCCAGATGGCCGCCCTTATCAGGGGCAGGTCAGTCTAGTTTTGCAAGAGGCCCTAAGCATGAAAGACATGATTTTGCAAAACCTGAGCACCACCTCCAATGGAGAATTGATTGAAACTGGGGGGATGATTTACTTGGCCGCCAAGGGAGAAAATGGCGAGGAACTGAGTCTGGCCGAGGGCAAAGACTTGACCGTTGGTTTTCCGGGGGCAGCCGCCGCCCTGCCCGGCATGCAAATTTTTCAGGGCCCCAATACCGCCAACCCCCACAACGATATCAATTGGCAGGCTACGGGCAGCCAGCGGATTGGAACTGAAGAGCTGGAAAGACAGAGCCGAATAGCCCCCCTAGATAGTGACTATTTTCTGGCCCAAAAAAAGCTTTTGTATTTGCTCAATGAGCCGATCTTGAGTTTGTTTAAGCGTAAACCTTTAAAGCCGTTCAAGCAGTCTTCGCCTCGCTTTAAGGGGGAGCGGGGTTTTATGGAATTTGAGGAGTACTTGGCCCAAAAATATCCACAAAAAGCAGGAGAAACCGAAGAGAGCTACCAGCGTCGAATCAGAAAAAAGAAGATCAAGCTGCGCAAGCAGTACAATAATAAAAAGCGCAACTGGCGAAAAAAATATAGAGCCTATCAAAGGGATAGCAGCCGCTACGATGAGGCCCGCAGCAGCTATGAGGCCGCCCAGAAAGTTTATCAGGAATTTTTAGACAAGGAGCATCAGGAAGCTAAGGAACTTTTGGCTTATTTAGAGGTCTTCAGCCATGAGCGATTGGCCCTCCTTATGGCTATGCATAAAGAGCGTTTGTATGCGGTTTTTGATATATATGATTATGGTCGATATAGTTCTACTTTGGGGGGCTTTCAGGAGGTTCTACCGGTCTATCAGGCCGATAAAGCAGGCGATTTTACCCTAGAAATTGCCGCTACCAATGAACTTCTCCCTGAGTTGCCAGGCGATGTCTACGAAAAATCTATGCTTGGCTATATTGGCTTTTTGAATAAATATTATGAGAAGGAAAAGAAGAATTGGGCCAAAAATATTGCAAAAGGAGAGGCGAACCCCCTTCTGATCTGGAAAAAAGATGAAGCGCTAGAGGCTATAAAAATTAAACTGGCCCAGCTCCTCAAGGAAGAGGCTGATGGCTTTAGCCCCCGCGGATATAAACGATACTTCAAGCTGAAACGGCAGCTACAGAAGAAAAAAAAGAAGGATAGATACAATTTGCGAAATGAGACCTATAGCGATTACATACTGTATAGTCAGGCTGCTGAAAAGGAGCAGCAAAAGGTTGCTCAACTCTGCCCCCGAATAGATAGTCTAGCCGCCGAAGTTTTGGCCAAAAAAGAGCGCTATGGCCTATTGCAAAAAGAAGAAGCGCGCAGAAAAATATTGAGCCAAATGAAGGTTTCTGGCCTCGGCTGGATCAATTGCGATCGCTTTTCGGCTAAGAACGGCATGATGAATCTGACTGTCGCCCAGGCCTCTAGCAATACGCAGTACTTTTTGGTCTTTAAAAATATCAACGGAATTCTGCGGGCCGATAATCAGGCAAGATTCAGAAATGTGCCCAAAAGTTATTTTGCCAAATTGATCGGTATCAAGCAGTTGGGCGACCGCATACAGTTTATGGAGCTCAGCGCTGAGGTAAAGGAAATGAACCGCATGCAGCAGTCTTTTGAGGACCTTAGTCAAGAAGAATTAGCCGCCAAATTAGAGGCCCTTTAAGATTTTATTTTTTTGGGGCTGTCCCGCCCTGCGGGCGGGTCGCTACGCTGCGGGGCTCGCAGTTCTGCTCGGCCCTGCAGCCGCCTTTGGCGGCTTTGGTCTGGCCTGCGGCCACCCGCTCCGCATCGCTCATCCGCTCCTCTTTTTTTCTTGGGCTTAGGCGGGCGGCTTCGGCCCGCTTGGGCAACAAAAGTTGGCCTTTTCTTGGCCCTATTGCCAGTTTTTTAATAGCTTTAGCGCTCATAAAAAAAACAAAGATGAACTATCTAGTATTTGATTTGGAGATGACGGGCACCGAGCCTGGCTGGCATGAGATTGTACAAATTGGGGCCGCCATTTATGATGAAAATTGGGAGAAAAAAAGTACCTTTTTAACCAATGTCTATCCCGAAAATGAGGAGAGCTTTTCGCTACCTGCCCTAGAAGTACATGGCCTAACCCTAGACATTCTAGAGGAGGCCCCTATGCTACATGAGGCCATAGAAGCTTTTGAAAACTGGGCCGTAACTACTGTTTTGGGCCACAAAAAATGGAAGGAACATCAAAAGCCGGGGGCACTCAAGCGCCTAGTGGTCTGTGGACAAAGTGTGCATTACGATATCAACTTTTTGCGTTTTGCCTATATGGACCTCAAGCAGCCTTATCCCTTCTCCTTCAAAACCATTGATTTATATCAGCAAGCCTATTTCTTGTTTCGTTTACTTCGAGAAAACGGACAGCCTACTTCTAAGGGCCTTAGCCTAGGCGCCCTATCCGAGTATTTTGGTTTGCAAAGAGAAGGCGATATGCACAACGCCCTAGAAGATGCAGAATTGACCGCAGCCTGTTTGAAGGAAGTCTTTAACTATTTGCCCAAATTTAAGTACGATCCAGCTTAAAGAACTGGAAAATCTGATCGATAATAAATTGCTGTTCTTGAGCTTGGAGCTCAAAAAAGAGGGGGAGCCGTAGCAGGCGGTCGGCATAGCGCTGGGCCTGCGGCAGTTTTCGGCCATCGTGTTTTGGTCCATAAAACGGACTAGCATGTAGGGGAAGATAATGAAAAACAGCATGAACGCCAACGGCTCTGAGCGCTTGTATCAGGGCCGTTCTTTCGTCTAGGCTACTACAAATAAGGTAAAAGAGATGGGCGTTATTGCTGCTGTGTTCTGGAATATTAGGTAGTTCGATTAGGCCTTTTTGGGCCAAAGGGAGTAGGGCTTCAAAGTAGCGGTTCCAGCGTTCTTTGCGGGCATTTTGGATCTGGTCGAGCTCTTCCAATTGGGCAAAAAGGAAGGCCGCCACGGTTTCGGAGGGCAAAAAAGAAGAGCCGAGGTCCACCCAGCCGTATTTATCGACCTCTCCCCGAAAAAAGGCGGCTCGGTTGGTGCCTTTTTCCCAGATAATTTCGGCTCTTTGGGCTAGTTTTGGGTCGTTGATGGCCAGCAGGCCGCCTTCTCCAGCAATAATATTTTTGGTTTCATGAAAAGAGAAGCAGGCCAATTGCCCAAAGCTACCGAGGGGCTGCCCCTGATAATAGCCATCAATGGCTTGGGCGGCATCTTCGACTAGGGCAATTTGGTACTTTTGGCAGAGGTCCATAATTTCTTGCATGGGGCAGGCCATGCCGGCATAATGGACCAGCACCAGCGCTTTGGTCTTCTCGTTAATCAGAGGCAAAATGGCCTGGGGATCGAGATTGGGGTGTTGGGCCTGAGAATCGACAAAGCGGATAATGGCCCCACGGAGCACAAAGGCGTTGGCGGTAGATACAAAGGTGTAGGAAGGCATAATGACCTCATCGCCGGGCTGGATATTGAGGAGTAGGGCGGACATTTCGAGGGCATCGGTGCAGGAGGTGGTCAGTAGGCATTTGTGGAAGCCATAGCGGTTTTCAAAAAAGCTTTGGCAGGCCTTAGTAAATTGACCATTTCCAGATAATTGGCCCGATTGGACCGCTTGATAGAGATAGTGGGCTTCTTTACCGGTGAGGTAGGGCTTATTAAAGGGTATTTGCATTTTGGCGAGAGATTAAGAGCAGGGATGGAATTGGCCCAGCGCTGCGCAGCGGTGGCCGCAGGCCAGACCGAAGCCCGAAGGGCTGAAGGGCCGAGCAGACCTGCGAGCCGCGGAGCATAGCGGCGGCCAGCAAAGCTGGCCGCGGGCCCCAAATAATAAAACTCAAGATAAAAAAAGGGCTGACCAAAAATGGCCAGCCCACAGACTATTCACAAAATCAAACTATCCTTATTTGGTCTCGAAGAGGAGGGATTTGGCTTTACGCACCTTAGCGGCATGTTGCAAACCGTCTTCTTCGTGGCGGTAGCCAAGGGTCGCGATCACGGAAGTGGTCCAGCCCTCTAGGCCCAAAATCTCATCAAATTGGGCGGCATCGAAGCCTTCCATGGGGCAGGCATCCACCTTGAGTTCGGCAGCGGCGGCCAGCAGATTGCCCAGGGCAATATAGGTTTGCTTGGCCATCCAGTTTTTGGCACCTTCTTCGGTTTGCTTTAAGAGAGCGCCCTTCATAAAGTCGCTATAATCGTTGAGTACAGCGGGATCGAGGCCGCGAGTATCGGCAGTAAGTTGGACAAACTCCTCGATATGTTCGGCGGTAAGTGTAGTGGGCGTGGTGAAAACGAAGAGCTGAGAAGCGTCTACGATTTGGCTTTGGCCCCAGGCTGCGGCTTGGAGTTTTTTGCGTAGTTCGGGATCTTGGACATCAATAATTTTGTACAACTGTAGACCATAAGAAGAGGCAGACAGCTGGATGGCCGTTTTGATTTCTTCTAGGGTTTCGGCAGCAATTTTTTTGCTCGCATCAAATTTTTTGGTGGCATAGCGCCATTTCAGATTTTCGACTAAAGACATCTTGTTATTTTTTAAGGAGGTAGAATATATTAGTGCATTGGGACCTCCATGAGGAGGATTTTGGCTTCTTTTGTGGCTTGGAGTTCCAGCTTTTGGGTATTCCAAACGCCAAGGCCATCTCGGCGATCTAAAACTGTTGTGCCGGCCTTAATTTGCCCTTCGAGAACAAAAATATAGAGGCCATTTTCGGCTCGTTTAAAGTTGTATGTTTGTTGGTGGCCAGCCTCCCAATGGCCTAGATGAAACCAGGCATCTTGATGCACCCAGACACCCTCATCATTTGGGGAGGGTGAGAGGACCTGTAGGAGGTTATTCTTCATTTTTGCCCGATCCAGCTTGATCTGGTCGTAGCGGGGGCTAACATTTTTCTTATTGGGCAGCAGCCAAATTTGTAGAAAGCGGACCTCTTGGTCGAGCTTTTTATTTTTTTCGGAATGGAAAACGCCTGTGCCGGCAGACATCACTTGGAGGTCGCCTTCTTGGATCAGGGCAACATTTCCCATACTATCTTGATGCTCAAGGTCGCCAGAGAGGGGAATCGAGATGATTTCCATATTGTCATGAGGGTGGCGGCCAAAGCCTCGGGCGGCGGCTACTTTATCGTCATTTAGCACTCTGAGTGCGCCAAATCCCATGCGTTCGGGGTTATAGTAATTGGCAAAACTAAAACTGTGGTAGGTATCGAGCCAGCCGTGGTTGGCATGTCCGCGGCTATTCGCT
This genomic interval from Saprospira grandis contains the following:
- a CDS encoding sensor histidine kinase translates to MSAAQLAIPVALAYLALLFVLAYWANRRAEKGQSWTDNPLAYSLSLAVFCTAWTFYGSVGKASSSGPVFLTTYLGPLLLSPVWYLLLRQMVRVSKKQRISSIADFISARYGKSGFLGGLVAFIAFACVVPYISLQLKAITVSLNTLIGYDPATTDFSQMTILGDTAFFIAIILAIFIIFFGTQNLDSSKRRDGLMAVIVFESVFKLVTFLALGFYVAYGLYDGPGSIFQAALEKEELRPLLSMQGNDNLGYWDWSWFILISMSAILFLPRQFQVAVVENSHEQHLKMASWFFPLYLLLINLFVPIIAIAGRLYFEGQAYDADSFVLSLPLAEGQDALALLSFLGGLAAATGMIIIATLALSTMVTSNLLIPILIRTKAIDLNKAQQLSSSIVFARRAAVAFTILWAYIYFKIIANARPLVDTGWVSFVGIAQLAPAMLGGLFWRSATKAGAKAGILAGFIVWGAMLPLPALWPDWAALLADSEQHPVPRAAFWSLLTNLIFYVGVSLRSKPSALELTQAALFIDDEDHSPFAEPEEDDHSQILNHDIVALLSRFMSEQALEWAEQFFEEKGKSYLPMSLANNQFIQAAENTLGGVLGTASARAIFASMVKQKPIGQKQLFKMLQETEALLRYTREIESKSAILQRTQAELQQANEQLKELAQMKDDFVSTVTHELRTPLTSIQSLSQILKERKDSLPAERQAQFLAVIFKESQRLGRLIDEVLDFQRLEQRKMSFSYSRFLVQELLADVLLILEESMEQNGVTVENKLQSLRPNYIVEADYDRLKQVLINLISNAIKFKQAGRPLRIQIDAEKNGKELIFSVSDNGIGIPNELHQSIFEQFKQGQMPSRDKPKGSGLGLAICKQIIEQHRGHIWLSSQPNFGSTFYFSIPLTTKK
- the acs gene encoding acetate--CoA ligase: MEHQINSWEEYEKVYAESVANPEAFWANVAESFSWKKKWDNVLSWNFDGPDVKWFEGAELNITENCLDRHLAERGDQTAIIWEPNGPKTPEIRLTYKELHAKVCQMANVLKSYGVVKGDRVCLYMPMIPELAIATLACARIGAIHSVVFAGFSANALADRINDAQAKVVLTADGSLRGAKVIPLKDIADEALSHCPCVETVLVAKRSDKFCHMQAGRDVWLEEAMNAASTDCPAETMSAEDMLFILYTSGSTGKPKGVVHTTAGYMVYAYYSFVNVFQYQQNDIYWCTADIGWITGHTYIVYGPLLAGATTVMFEGVPTWPDAGRFWAICDKYQVNQFYTAPTAIRALMAKGLEYVAPYRLNSLKVLGSVGEPINEEAWQWYNKYIGKSQCPIVDTWWQTETGGIMISPLPNITPLKPTYATRPLPGIQPCLLDAEGNELTENNVEGLLAVKFPWPSMLRTTYGDHDRCKQVYFSMFKDKYFTGDGAKRDADGNYRIIGRVDDVINVSGHRLGTAELENVINEHDIIVESAVVGYPHEIKGQGIFAFVIVQEECSQEALEAELKELINTEIGPIAKPDRIQVVSGLPKTRSGKIMRRILRKIASGDVSNLGDTSTLLDPSVVEEIKEAVLGQA
- a CDS encoding response regulator transcription factor produces the protein MNAKILIVDDESSIRLALEFLMQDQGYTVATAANGQEGLAKVAEFGPQLIILDVMMPIMDGLEMAKEMRTQGLSPDTVILFLTAKGQEQDRLAGYAHGGDAYLAKPFDNQELVELIAEMLED